TCTTTATTCCCAGAATGTACTTGGtgtaggtttgtctgtctgtatcagaTATGGCCTTATATCTATTTTCTGCAGATTTCTTTGATATCTAATAGTcttattttggttgttatttatggccaaatttctttttttttttatcatctttgcaCTGTCTTATTCAAAACTAAAGAAACTTCAACCATATAAAATCTTAATTAGTAAGTTTCATTTTCAGGCTTTCCAACCAATGATAGCAACTATTATGTAAATTTAGCTTGAACATAAGACATGTGATTGCATGTAAAATGACTATAAAAGGCACTGTGGATGTCTACAAAAATTTATTGTAAAGAATTTGTTATCTCAAAAATCTTCATAAAGTTTGATTCAAATTGGTGGTCCTCCATATGTTTTCTGTTTATCACAATCTGTATGAGGATACaacatatttctatgtatctagAATAAGGTCTAAGTTTTCAGGGTTTTTCCCAGTATTCTTGTACAAAAGGAAAACTAAGCAAGTCATCTTAATCAGTCATCACatgatagtttgtttgttttttcctctaaTATTCTTTAAGAAAAAGATCCTCTTTCTGTGTATGCTCTCCAGTATTAAGTAGTTACTGTTTGAATGAATGAAAGGGGACAGATAAAAATAATCCATTGTCTTTCACGCAGGATGATGAGTCACTGCAGGGGGGCACGCGCGGGGAGTTCCAGTTTGCATCGCAGGCGGAGAAGAGGGCTCACCACAATGCCCTCGAGAGGAAACGCCGCGATCACATCAAGGATTCCTTTTGTTCCTTGAGAGATTCTGTGCCTTCTCTGCACGGAGAGAAGGTGGGCAAGACAATTATAGGTGGAATGAGAATGGAAGGAATGAATACATGTGATGTAGTGCATGCCATGTTTTAGGCTTAGTTGGCATCAGCATTTGGCATTAGTGTGGGAAGCATGAGAAGTTGGCCGTAGAAAAGCATAGAGTTTTTAGTGGTGGAGTAATGTGTAGTATTGGGAATACTTAATTTTCAGGGGTCAGTACTGTGATTATGAATTTGTGTTAGTCTTTTCTAATGTCCAGTTTAACTAGCTATTACTGCTTATCTTGATGTTTACTACAGGGCACTGAATCAgccttattattttatatttaattataaataaaataagttcaTGTCTTATATAGAAAATGTGTTTTGTAACAAAACTGCATTAGACATGATGATCTCCAGTCTGTGGTTGAAGTTTTGTTCATTAACATGTCTTCACCTCGATCGAGTGACAAATTGGTAACATCCTTGCAGCATCCTAGGTCTCTTAAAGAAAGTGAATgtttgagtgattgtgtgtgttattatttgaCTGAATTAGACGTTGGTCAGAAGAATGGTTGGTTTTCACTAATGAAAGTAGTCTTCGCAGGCCAGCCGTGCACAAATATTGAAGAAAGCTGCCGATTACATTGAGTTCATGAGACAGAAGAACTCTGCTCACCAGCAGGACATTGACGATCTGAAGAAGCAGAACACTCTTCTTGAAAACCAGAGTAAGATAGCCGTTTGTTTAATATATAAGGGAACTTTGCTTTGCATTATTGCTTCTTAAAATTTAGAAGTAGTGCTAATTGGATCTGAAAATAGTAGAATATTTCAGTGGAAGTTTAATGGTGAGTTGTATTTTTGTTGATTAAGATTTGCAGATATCTGTAATGCTCTAGTTGTATTAGAAAAAGTTCAGTCTCTGAGATTCTAGGCcataacaaataatattaacatataaatcTTATCACATAAAGTACAACTGACCCATGCTTCAAGTCAGCTGTGCACTTTAGTAAACATGAGAACTTTTCAGTATTAGttcaatattagtagtaacagtactagAAACAAGTACTAGAAAAATGGGCAATCAAGTGATGTTAGGTAGGAATTGATAAATGACTCTTTTGTGTCTAAATGCTTGTAGAGCTATCTCTGCAAAGCTAATTCACAAGGCAAAAATAAGATGAACAGTGCATGCATCTGGCGCTAATGTATTAAAATTGTACATATTGCATATTTaatccattgccgacgggcatgacgtgtacgtgtatgccatgcccactgagagtttacttgtttaattgttttaacacatagtaCTTGTACTAAGTAACCAATGAGCCAATCGCCtggttacccttttctttgatctacgaatatattttatgttatcttattttgctgttactaatgtttataactttatagtaattataatgtttatcataaaaataacaccatcgatattcatagcagtagtaaaaaataaatttttcccatcaattcaaggaaaggtgaaatcaggtaaggtcacaaggtctactaattaactcctgtGTGGATAAGCTCtagaagagccatctatgtgcagagacatttcacaaaaaaatataaaaaatgagcacagcattttccccatttttttttattcagttttcctggcagcattgggttataCATAAtgggcactgccaaataacaatagatatttttttaaaacttactCTTTGGTATTATATGATGAAATTAATCAGGCACTTAGATCAATCTCTTTTGTATGATGATGCCAAAATTATGTTTTTATGGTAAACCAGAGTTTCTGgtttataataatggcaatttgGCAAATGCTGAATGTGTCATGGGTGTCCTAAAGTACTCCTTGGGagatttctcattatctttatgaatTTTGTCTCTTTCCATTGGAATATTGGGCCAGCAATCCTCTCGAATTTCATTATGAGTAATGATGTCCTTTCTTGTTGTGAGGAGAGTAAAATGGTTGACTTTTGATGATATCCGTCCAAGAAGTGTTGCTACCATGTAACAAATTCAAATttcaggaaaagagaaaaaagcctTGGTGATTTCAGAGCTACTCCATTTCCCTATCCTGGTCTGTagcttcaatatcattatatcaaacctttgatatcattatatttctctgcctctctaaATTTTGTGGTTCTTACCAGATAAGTATGCATTCTGAACTTGCTCTGCTACTTTGCATCTGGTTTACTAGAGCTCTAGTTTTCTAAACAATTTGGTCCAAATAACAAAGCATTTTAATAAGATTCTTTACCACATGCAACTGCAGCATTGGCAAGTCACCTGGGTGCTGGGTGCACATCAGACATGATTTCTATCAAAACTACTCCTCTTACTAAATGGACATGTAAATGAGGTTTATTATGTAATATCAAAAGATTAATTTTGGCAAGATAAGAATGTGACTGGCCATCAACACTACTCTTATTTAACCCCTCAGTGACGGGTATTAGAAATCTTTCTGTGTCATAGACTCTGATGGTTTCTGGCAATGTCCAGCCACAGAGCGtgggagtctgctacatgtagtggaacttcCCACTTGTCATCACACGTATAGTTGTAACTTGAAGATCAcgcggtttgttatgatggctatacATGTGACCTGACAGTAACGGTAAATATAAAAGCTACAGGCAGAGAACATCAAATCAACTCATAGCCATTATTTATTACATTTCATATTGCTGAGCCTTATTGTTCTCACTTTTTTCATAAGCAGTATTAGTTTACTACTCATGCCATATCTTGTTTATCTGTCCTGTGCATAGAATTCACATTTATGTTGGAACTGATAGTCTGAAAACACTATCTCTGGCAAtcattttatctccctccccccacttttttttccaATTGTAACAGAGAACAATTGATTTGCTGCCAAAAAATATCAGCAGTTCCCATGACCCAAAAAGAAACCCTTTTGGTttgatattttaaattatatagatGAAAGCTGTCAGTAGGGATAGTCTTTAAAGGGAAGTTAGTTGGAGCTCATATGCCAAGAAGTACAttgaacacaaaagaaaaacaaaactgggAAAtcctcattgtatttttttttgaggATAAGGTTAATGACCAAGTTAAACAGAGTGGAAGTTGTACAAGTCAATCTAGAAGATATTAGAGACCAAGGGATGGTCTCATCCAAAGAAGACGGCAGAGTGCTAACCACATGCCATCGGGGAAAATGCAGAGCtcattttttttgtgaaacatctctgcacatagatggctcttctagtgcttagccacaaaggagtcagttagtagaccttgtgaccttacttaatttcacctttccttgaattggtaggaaaaacattttttactagtgctatgaatatcgatggtgttacatTAGTATAGAcataacaattactataatgttataaatattagtaacagcaaaatcagataatgtaaaatattttcataaatcaaggaaaagggtaaatgggcgagacatgcagtgctcataattggctcattggtgacttagtacaaatgtaccATGATGATATCCGcttaaaacatttaataaagtAAACACACAGTGGGCATGCCTTGTATGTACATAACATAGCCATTGGCACTGGGATAAGAGTAGAGAGTTAAAGTCTTGTTTGTTGGCTTTCAGTCAAATTGTTTCATTATAGGTAAATAAAGCAAAGTTAGATTGATTGTTATCCTGCAAGACAAAGGTAGGTCAGCTGTAGTCAGTTGAGGAAAGTAAATTTCTAGCTAATCCTATTAAAGtaacatgtttatttgtttgcctgttttaCAATGCTGGAATATTTAAATTCTTGTAGAATGTTAACCCTTTCACTGATAGGCTCTGAAATTgtacacattttctttattttcagaaTAACATATTCAGCAGTTATGGATAGTTCTTCTTGTAGAACATTTGCATATAATTACTTAACTATAGGTCAGTTTTACAATATTCTTTATGAAagaaacacatttatatgtgaaGTCAGTTGTACACCCGGCAGCGTTGTTTCACTTAGTGCCCGCTCCAAAAATATCTCACAAACACCTGATGGTCATGTGACAGCTGGTGTTGTTAGATTATAAATTTGTAATTTACCAAACTGAATTTGGTGAATGTATGAAAACTCActcacacaatatacacaatatacacaatatacacaatacacacaatacacacacacacacacacacacacacacacacacacacacacacacacacacacacacacacacacacacacacacacacacacacatacgtatatatacaatatatacaatatatacaatatatacaatatatacaatatatacaatatatacaatatatacaatatatacaatatatacaatacacacaatatacacaatatacacaatacacacaatacacacaatacacacacacacacacacacacacacacacacacacacacacacacacacacacacacacacacacacacacacacacacacacacacacacatacacacacatacgtatatatacaatatatacaatatatacaatatatacaatatatacaatatatacaatacacacaatatacacaatatacacaatatacacaatatacacaacacacacacacacacacacacacacacacacacacacacacacacacacacacacacacacacacacacacacacacacacacacatacacacacatacacatatatacatatatacatatatacatatatacatatatatatatatatatatacatatatatacatatatatacatatatatacatatatatacatatatatacaatatatatacacacacatacacattatctaACAGTATTGTCATACCatgccatatatatttacatatatatacataataacacacacacacacacacacacacacacacacacacacacacacacacacacacacacacacacacacacacacacaaacacacatacgtatatatacaatatatacaatatatacaatatatacaatatatacaatacacacaatatacacaatatacacacacacacacacacacacacacacacacacacacacacacacacacacacacacacacacacacacacacacacatacgtatatatacaatatatacaatatatacaatatatacaatatatacaatatatacattatatacaatata
The Penaeus chinensis breed Huanghai No. 1 chromosome 15, ASM1920278v2, whole genome shotgun sequence DNA segment above includes these coding regions:
- the LOC125032757 gene encoding protein max-like isoform X1 — encoded protein: MSDEERDIDIESDDDESLQGGTRGEFQFASQAEKRAHHNALERKRRDHIKDSFCSLRDSVPSLHGEKSSQASRAQILKKAADYIEFMRQKNSAHQQDIDDLKKQNTLLENQIRSFSVRSLEKTKYTGNFAAMTSNNALLNNKAGSLVEFDGSGSDTSDSEMSNSVRRKEAEDVAKAAGGKPVHC
- the LOC125032757 gene encoding protein max-like isoform X2, with the protein product MSDEERDIDIESDDDESLQGGTRGEFQFASQAEKRAHHNALERKRRDHIKDSFCSLRDSVPSLHGEKASRAQILKKAADYIEFMRQKNSAHQQDIDDLKKQNTLLENQIRSFSVRSLEKTKYTGNFAAMTSNNALLNNKAGSLVEFDGSGSDTSDSEMSNSVRRKEAEDVAKAAGGKPVHC
- the LOC125032757 gene encoding protein max-like isoform X4, which translates into the protein MSDEERDIDIESDDDESLQGGTRGEFQFASQAEKRAHHNALERKRRDHIKDSFCSLRDSVPSLHGEKASRAQILKKAADYIEFMRQKNSAHQQDIDDLKKQNTLLENQIRSLEKTKYTGNFAAMTSNNALLNNKAGSLVEFDGSGSDTSDSEMSNSVRRKEAEDVAKAAGGKPVHC
- the LOC125032757 gene encoding protein max-like isoform X3, giving the protein MSDEERDIDIESDDDESLQGGTRGEFQFASQAEKRAHHNALERKRRDHIKDSFCSLRDSVPSLHGEKSSQASRAQILKKAADYIEFMRQKNSAHQQDIDDLKKQNTLLENQIRSLEKTKYTGNFAAMTSNNALLNNKAGSLVEFDGSGSDTSDSEMSNSVRRKEAEDVAKAAGGKPVHC